The proteins below come from a single Cylindrospermopsis raciborskii Cr2010 genomic window:
- the nifE gene encoding nitrogenase iron-molybdenum cofactor biosynthesis protein NifE, translated as MKMTQGKINELLNESGCEHNQKKQAQKKNKSCTQQAQPGAAQGGCAFDGAMIALVPITDAAHLVHGPIACAGNSWGSRGSLSSGPMLYKTGFTTDLTENDVIFGGEKKLYQAILEIHKRYQPSAVFVYATCVTALIGDDMEAVCKVAAEKIGIPVIPVISPGFIGSKNLGNRFAGESLLEYVVGTGEPEHTTPYDINLIGEYNIAGEMWGVLPLFEKLGIRVLAKITGDARYQEITYAHRAKLNVMICSRALLNMARKMEERYGIPYIEESFYGIDDINHCLINVAAKLGDGELQARTKKLIAEETAALDIALAPYRERLKGKRVVLYTGGVKSWSIISAAKDLGIEVVATSTRKSTEEDKAKIKKLLGNDGIMLEKGNAQELLKLVRDTKADMLIAGGRNQYTALKARIPFLDINQERHHPYAGYMGMVEMARELYEALYSPIWEQIRKPAPWDNGETF; from the coding sequence ATGAAAATGACCCAAGGCAAAATTAACGAACTGCTGAATGAATCAGGGTGTGAACATAATCAAAAAAAGCAAGCACAAAAGAAAAATAAATCCTGCACCCAACAAGCTCAACCCGGTGCTGCTCAAGGTGGTTGTGCTTTTGATGGTGCAATGATAGCCTTAGTGCCCATCACTGATGCAGCACATTTAGTCCATGGTCCAATTGCGTGCGCGGGAAATTCCTGGGGGAGTCGAGGTAGTTTGTCTTCTGGACCAATGCTGTATAAGACCGGTTTCACCACTGACTTAACAGAAAATGATGTAATTTTTGGAGGTGAGAAAAAATTATATCAAGCCATTCTAGAAATTCACAAACGTTATCAACCATCAGCTGTATTTGTTTACGCTACCTGTGTAACTGCTTTGATTGGCGATGATATGGAAGCAGTATGTAAAGTAGCAGCTGAAAAAATTGGCATTCCAGTGATTCCCGTAATTTCTCCTGGATTTATTGGCAGTAAAAATTTGGGAAATCGATTTGCAGGTGAATCTTTATTGGAATATGTGGTGGGAACTGGTGAACCAGAACATACCACACCATATGATATTAATTTGATTGGTGAGTACAATATTGCGGGAGAAATGTGGGGTGTTTTGCCCTTATTTGAGAAATTGGGGATTCGAGTCCTTGCCAAAATTACTGGTGATGCTCGTTATCAAGAAATTACATACGCTCATCGAGCTAAGTTAAATGTGATGATCTGCTCGCGGGCATTATTAAATATGGCGCGGAAAATGGAGGAACGCTATGGTATTCCCTATATTGAAGAGTCATTTTATGGGATAGATGATATTAATCATTGTCTAATAAATGTGGCGGCTAAATTAGGAGATGGGGAATTACAAGCACGGACTAAGAAATTAATTGCTGAAGAAACTGCTGCTTTAGATATTGCTCTAGCACCTTATAGAGAAAGACTAAAGGGTAAACGAGTGGTACTATATACTGGGGGAGTAAAAAGTTGGTCAATTATTTCTGCTGCTAAAGATTTAGGGATAGAAGTAGTGGCAACAAGTACTAGAAAAAGTACGGAAGAGGATAAGGCTAAAATCAAGAAATTACTAGGCAATGATGGCATTATGTTAGAAAAAGGTAATGCCCAGGAATTATTAAAATTAGTGAGGGATACAAAAGCCGATATGTTAATAGCTGGTGGCAGAAATCAGTACACAGCATTAAAAGCAAGAATTCCCTTTTTAGATATTAATCAAGAGCGTCATCATCCCTATGCTGGTTATATGGGAATGGTGGAAATGGCCAGAGAATTGTACGAAGCTTTATATAGTCCCATCTGGGAACAAATTCGCAAACCAGCACCATGGGATAATGGGGAAACATTTTAA
- the nifK gene encoding nitrogenase molybdenum-iron protein subunit beta has product MPQNPEKIKDHVELFHQPEYQQLFQNKKEFENGHTPEEVQRVAEWTKTWEYREKNFAREALTINPAKGCQPLGAMFAAVGFEGTLPFVQGSQGCVAYFRTHLTRHYKEPFSGVSSSMTEDAAVFGGLQNMIDGLANAYTLYKPKMIAVCTTCMAEVIGDDLGAFITNAKNAGSVPQDLPVPFAHTPSFVGSHITGYDNMMKGILSNLTAGKKKATSNGKINFIPGFDTYVENNREVKRIADLMGINYTLLSDNSDYVDSPNDGEFNMYPGGTKLEDAADSINAKATVALQAYSTSKTRDYIAKEWGQKVEVSRPWGIKGTDEFLMKLSELTGKAIPAELEVERGRAVDAMTDSHAWVHGKRFAIYGDPDLVYSVVGFMLEMGAEPVHILVHNTNEVFEKELRGLLDSSEFGKEAKIWGGKDLWHLRSLLFTEPVDLLIGNSYGKYLWRDCGVPLVRIGYPIMDRHHYHRYATVGYKGVINLLSWIVNTIFEEIDRNTNVPGKTDISYDLIR; this is encoded by the coding sequence ATGCCTCAGAATCCGGAAAAAATCAAGGATCACGTTGAACTATTCCACCAACCAGAATACCAACAACTGTTCCAAAACAAGAAAGAATTTGAAAATGGTCACACCCCTGAAGAAGTTCAACGGGTTGCAGAATGGACAAAGACCTGGGAATATCGTGAAAAGAACTTCGCTCGTGAAGCTTTAACCATTAACCCTGCTAAAGGTTGCCAACCTTTGGGTGCTATGTTCGCTGCGGTGGGTTTTGAAGGCACTCTTCCCTTCGTTCAAGGTTCTCAAGGTTGCGTTGCTTATTTCCGTACACACTTAACCCGTCACTATAAAGAACCATTTTCTGGCGTTTCTTCTTCCATGACTGAAGACGCTGCGGTTTTCGGTGGTCTGCAAAACATGATTGATGGTTTAGCAAATGCATACACACTTTACAAACCTAAAATGATTGCAGTTTGCACCACCTGTATGGCGGAAGTTATCGGTGATGACCTGGGTGCATTTATCACCAATGCTAAGAATGCTGGTTCTGTACCCCAGGATTTACCCGTACCTTTTGCACACACACCTAGTTTTGTAGGATCCCACATCACCGGTTATGACAACATGATGAAGGGTATTCTTTCTAACCTAACAGCAGGTAAAAAGAAAGCCACCAGTAATGGTAAAATCAACTTCATCCCCGGTTTCGACACTTATGTAGAAAACAACCGTGAAGTGAAGCGTATAGCTGACCTAATGGGTATTAACTACACCCTGTTATCTGACAACAGTGATTATGTTGACTCACCTAACGATGGTGAATTTAACATGTACCCAGGTGGCACAAAACTAGAAGACGCAGCGGACTCCATCAACGCTAAAGCTACTGTTGCTCTCCAAGCTTACTCCACCAGCAAAACCCGCGACTACATCGCTAAGGAATGGGGTCAAAAAGTTGAAGTTTCTCGTCCTTGGGGTATTAAGGGTACAGACGAATTCTTGATGAAACTCAGCGAGTTAACTGGTAAAGCAATTCCTGCTGAATTAGAAGTAGAACGTGGTCGTGCAGTTGACGCTATGACTGACTCCCATGCGTGGGTACATGGTAAGCGTTTTGCTATCTACGGTGATCCTGACTTAGTGTATAGTGTTGTTGGGTTCATGCTAGAAATGGGTGCTGAACCTGTACACATTTTGGTTCACAACACTAATGAAGTATTTGAGAAAGAATTGAGAGGTCTTCTAGATTCTAGTGAATTCGGTAAAGAAGCTAAAATCTGGGGTGGTAAGGACTTATGGCACTTACGTTCCCTATTGTTTACTGAACCCGTAGACCTATTAATTGGTAACTCCTACGGTAAGTATTTGTGGCGTGATTGTGGTGTACCTTTAGTTAGAATTGGTTATCCCATCATGGATCGTCACCACTACCACCGTTATGCAACCGTTGGTTACAAGGGTGTTATTAACTTGTTGAGCTGGATTGTTAACACTATCTTTGAAGAAATTGACCGCAATACCAATGTTCCTGGTAAGACAGATATTTCTTACGACTTAATTCGCTAG
- the nifD gene encoding nitrogenase molybdenum-iron protein alpha chain — MTPQDNKKIVEERKELIKEVLQAYPEKAAKKREKHLNVHEEGKTDCGVKSNIKSLPGVMTARGCAYAGSKGVVWGPIKDMIHISHGPVGCGYWSWSGRRNYYLGTTGVDTFGTMHFTSDFQERDIVFGGDKKLLKLIQELEELFPLNRGVSVQSECPIGLIGDDIEAVSKTAAKELGKPVVPVRCEGFRGVSQSLGHHIANDQIRDWVFPRADQAKKDGSLKFESTPYDVAIIGDYNIGGDAWASRILLEELGLRVVAQWSGDGTINEMLLTPNVKINLIHCYRSMNYISRHMEEAYGIPWMEYNFFGPTKIAESLRAIAARFDSKIQENAEKVIAKYQPSIDAIIAKYGPRLEGKTVAMMVGGLRPRHVVPAFNDLGMKLVGTGYEFAHSDDYKRTTHYIDNGTIVYDDVTAFEFEEFIKALKPDLIASGVKEKYVFQKMGLPFRQMHSWDYSGPYHGYDGFAIFARDMDLALNSPTWGLIGAPWNKSAKKALRKATAAV; from the coding sequence ATGACACCTCAAGACAACAAGAAGATTGTTGAAGAAAGAAAAGAACTGATTAAAGAAGTTCTCCAAGCTTACCCTGAAAAAGCTGCTAAGAAGCGTGAGAAGCATCTGAATGTACACGAAGAAGGTAAAACAGATTGTGGTGTTAAATCTAACATCAAATCTTTACCTGGTGTAATGACCGCCCGTGGTTGTGCTTATGCAGGTTCCAAGGGTGTGGTTTGGGGTCCTATTAAGGACATGATTCATATCAGCCATGGTCCTGTAGGTTGTGGTTACTGGTCTTGGTCTGGTCGTCGTAACTATTATTTAGGTACTACAGGTGTTGATACCTTTGGTACTATGCACTTCACTTCTGATTTCCAAGAACGGGACATTGTGTTTGGTGGAGACAAGAAGTTATTGAAGTTGATTCAAGAGTTGGAAGAATTGTTCCCCCTCAACCGTGGTGTTTCTGTCCAATCTGAATGTCCTATTGGTTTGATTGGAGATGATATCGAAGCGGTTTCTAAGACAGCTGCTAAGGAACTGGGTAAACCAGTGGTTCCTGTCCGTTGCGAAGGTTTCCGTGGGGTATCTCAGTCTTTGGGACACCACATCGCTAACGACCAAATCCGTGACTGGGTATTCCCCAGAGCAGATCAAGCTAAAAAAGACGGTAGTCTCAAGTTTGAATCTACCCCCTATGACGTAGCAATTATTGGTGATTATAACATCGGTGGCGACGCTTGGGCTAGCCGTATTCTTTTAGAAGAACTTGGTTTACGTGTTGTTGCTCAGTGGTCTGGTGACGGTACTATTAATGAAATGTTGTTGACTCCTAATGTGAAGATCAACCTCATTCACTGTTATCGTTCTATGAACTATATCAGTCGTCACATGGAAGAAGCTTATGGTATTCCTTGGATGGAGTATAATTTCTTCGGACCTACCAAGATTGCTGAATCTTTAAGAGCGATCGCAGCCAGATTTGACTCTAAGATTCAAGAAAATGCTGAAAAGGTAATTGCTAAGTATCAGCCTTCCATCGATGCGATTATTGCTAAATACGGTCCTCGCTTGGAAGGTAAAACCGTAGCCATGATGGTTGGTGGTTTACGTCCTCGTCACGTCGTACCTGCATTCAACGATTTGGGCATGAAGTTAGTTGGTACAGGTTACGAGTTTGCTCACAGTGACGACTATAAACGTACCACTCACTATATTGACAATGGCACAATCGTTTATGACGACGTAACCGCCTTTGAATTTGAAGAATTCATCAAAGCTCTGAAGCCAGATTTAATTGCTTCTGGCGTAAAAGAGAAGTACGTATTCCAAAAGATGGGTCTTCCTTTCCGTCAAATGCACTCTTGGGATTATTCTGGTCCTTACCACGGTTACGACGGGTTTGCCATTTTCGCTCGTGACATGGATTTGGCACTCAACAGTCCAACTTGGGGATTAATCGGTGCTCCCTGGAACAAATCTGCCAAGAAAGCTTTAAGAAAAGCTACAGCAGCAGTCTAA